GAAGCCGCGATACCCAACGAAGCAAGTATCAAGACACTCGTCGCAAAGGCAGACGCCCAGATGCTCGCAGTCGCATCCGCTACCGGATACCAGAGCGAGTCCGTCTCCGCCAGGGCAGGAGCAGCCGCCGCAGCAGCACCCGTTGCAGCAGCAGAGGCAGCACCTGCAGCAGAGAGTGTGAAAGAGGATGAACCCGAGGAAGTAAGCGAGGAGGATGCAGCAGCAGGCCTCTCGGCACTTTTCGGATGAAATTTAAGGAGTTGAATTAAATGGAGTATATCTACAGCGCAATGGTGCTCTACTCTGCTGGCAAAGACATCACCGAGGACGCAGTCAAGGCAGTCCTCACAGCCGCCGGAGTCGACGCTGACGCAGCAAAGATCAAAGCATTGGTTGCATCTCTCGAGGGAGTCAACATCGCAGATGCTATCGCGAACGCCGCAATCGCAGCGCCCGCAGCAGCACCCGCAGCTGGAGCCGCCCCCGCAGCAGCCGCCGCACCCGCAGCAGCCGAGGAACCCGAGGTTGAGCAGGTCAGCGAAGAGGATGCAGCAGCAGGTCTCTCTGC
Above is a window of Thermoplasmata archaeon DNA encoding:
- a CDS encoding 50S ribosomal protein P1 — protein: MEYIYSAMVLYSAGKDITEDAVKAVLTAAGVDADAAKIKALVASLEGVNIADAIANAAIAAPAAAPAAGAAPAAAAAPAAAEEPEVEQVSEEDAAAGLSALFG